A genomic segment from Streptomyces sp. NBC_00654 encodes:
- a CDS encoding protein kinase, protein MDDYAGRVLADRYRLPLPPFDGYELVETRAFDTYSGQEVLVRQVPLPEIVDAEVLDADGPTPAGGRGTGRAAGRAVRRSTDPAVRRAIEAAQAAAQVPDHPRLDQVFDVFAEAGSLWIVSELVPARPLAALLAERPLNPYRAAEIGSDVLTALRVLHAHGWTHRNITVRTVLICDDGRVVLTGLAAGAAEEALCGYVTAPLPDDDDDQADDDAGGQGGPAEYGEYDAYGTYADTDHADDPDRTDAPDHQDDPDDAYGAEPAPARPESQEIVPRPAAPAVPFSAPPPSAEIDPAPLDPVRPGTVPPGAASAAQLRAARAGAIAAYRAGARAAARVNEDNYRKGDGAEGDPAADDTALLPVQRPASGGSVLPGAWGSTPDDPYAEDDRYASAPYAADDPYAADDRHAADDPYASDAPYAGRDGRDEDDDEDGNGDGRPPGRRVHLAGTWGDGPGSGRPVPAGGSGEDALRADSRRPGSTPVPPGPEPLPAGSGSGGWDEVVAAGGTPAYRGPATPRAAERARQARIAVVGAVTERWAPEQAGPVHENWQLAPPIGPATDLWALGALLYRAVQGHAPYPEENAAELVQMVCGEPPAFAEESGALRPVVESLLRQDPSERPDVEELSGWLRSLVRAAPEPEAGTDVVPLPSADETRLPIVRRRGELVRKRRGRGGGSAHGRHRQGKQKQRQEKQRHEEPRYEEPRYEETRYEETRQEAGLLPEQPYEIPEPRDSRPSRPPRAPREPKGPRVLREPARPGEGRGPRSLGRLLLVLILLGMAAAVAYALIFMPEDESGAGAVKTPSGSATPAGPGAGTPGASGDASANPGSQQPQTSRSAVALAPGYVLRKDVEGFEVGVVKNWQRSPANADRQIRYGSDGFSLLIVPGRDTVKANGADPLAYQRDKEPELQQFRDSSWSTSAGLRRVDVGRQAMAEGQFTWQESGGREVYVRNLAMVVDGRYHIIQVIGPHDQRDKVTAIYEQAIASYRVGS, encoded by the coding sequence GTGGACGACTACGCGGGTCGGGTGCTTGCCGACCGCTACCGCCTTCCCCTGCCCCCGTTCGATGGTTACGAACTGGTCGAGACCCGGGCGTTCGACACATACAGCGGGCAGGAAGTCCTGGTCCGCCAGGTGCCGTTGCCGGAGATCGTGGACGCGGAGGTGCTCGACGCCGACGGCCCGACACCGGCCGGCGGACGCGGCACCGGACGTGCCGCGGGCCGTGCGGTGCGCCGTTCCACGGACCCCGCCGTCCGGCGCGCGATCGAGGCCGCGCAGGCCGCGGCCCAGGTGCCCGACCACCCGCGGCTCGACCAGGTCTTCGACGTGTTCGCCGAGGCGGGATCGCTCTGGATAGTGAGCGAACTGGTACCGGCACGCCCGCTGGCCGCCCTCCTCGCCGAGCGTCCGCTCAACCCGTACCGGGCCGCCGAGATCGGCTCCGATGTGCTGACGGCGCTGCGCGTGCTGCACGCCCACGGCTGGACCCATCGCAACATCACCGTCCGTACGGTCCTGATCTGCGACGACGGCCGCGTCGTGCTGACCGGCCTGGCGGCCGGAGCGGCCGAGGAAGCGCTGTGCGGATATGTCACGGCACCGCTGCCCGACGATGACGACGACCAGGCCGACGACGACGCGGGCGGGCAGGGCGGGCCGGCCGAGTACGGCGAGTACGACGCGTACGGCACCTACGCCGACACGGATCACGCGGACGACCCGGACCGCACGGACGCTCCGGATCACCAGGACGATCCGGACGACGCCTACGGCGCTGAACCGGCGCCCGCGCGCCCGGAGAGCCAGGAGATCGTCCCGCGGCCGGCAGCCCCGGCCGTCCCGTTCTCCGCCCCACCGCCTTCCGCCGAGATCGACCCCGCCCCGCTCGACCCTGTGCGGCCCGGAACGGTGCCGCCCGGGGCCGCGAGCGCCGCGCAGTTGCGCGCCGCGCGCGCCGGAGCCATCGCCGCCTACCGTGCGGGCGCCCGCGCCGCCGCCCGGGTGAACGAGGACAACTACCGCAAGGGGGACGGCGCGGAGGGCGACCCGGCCGCCGACGACACGGCCCTCCTGCCGGTCCAGCGCCCCGCCTCCGGCGGTTCCGTGCTCCCCGGCGCCTGGGGCAGCACGCCGGACGACCCGTACGCGGAGGATGACCGGTACGCCTCGGCCCCGTACGCCGCCGACGACCCCTACGCGGCGGACGACCGCCATGCCGCCGACGACCCGTACGCGTCGGACGCCCCGTACGCCGGCCGCGACGGACGTGACGAGGACGACGACGAGGACGGGAACGGCGACGGCCGCCCGCCCGGCCGCCGGGTCCACCTGGCCGGCACCTGGGGCGACGGTCCGGGCTCCGGCCGCCCCGTCCCCGCGGGCGGCTCCGGCGAGGACGCGCTGCGCGCCGACTCACGCCGCCCCGGCAGCACCCCCGTACCGCCCGGCCCGGAGCCGCTGCCCGCCGGATCCGGGTCCGGCGGCTGGGACGAGGTCGTCGCCGCCGGCGGGACCCCCGCCTACCGGGGCCCCGCCACCCCGCGCGCCGCCGAACGCGCCCGGCAGGCACGGATCGCCGTGGTCGGCGCGGTGACCGAGCGCTGGGCGCCCGAGCAGGCCGGACCGGTCCATGAGAACTGGCAGCTCGCACCGCCCATCGGCCCCGCCACCGACCTGTGGGCGCTCGGCGCCCTGCTCTACCGCGCGGTCCAGGGCCACGCCCCCTACCCCGAGGAGAACGCGGCCGAGCTCGTCCAGATGGTGTGCGGCGAGCCGCCCGCCTTCGCGGAGGAGAGCGGCGCGCTGCGGCCCGTCGTCGAATCGCTGCTGCGCCAGGACCCCTCGGAGCGCCCCGACGTCGAGGAGCTGAGCGGCTGGCTGCGCTCCCTGGTGCGGGCCGCCCCGGAACCGGAAGCGGGCACGGACGTCGTCCCGCTGCCCTCCGCCGACGAAACCCGGCTTCCCATCGTGCGGCGCCGGGGCGAGCTCGTCCGCAAGCGCCGGGGCCGCGGGGGCGGCTCGGCGCACGGCCGGCACCGCCAGGGCAAGCAGAAGCAGCGTCAGGAGAAGCAGCGTCACGAGGAACCGCGCTACGAGGAACCGCGTTACGAGGAGACGCGTTACGAGGAGACGCGGCAGGAGGCGGGCCTGCTGCCCGAGCAGCCGTACGAGATCCCCGAACCCCGGGACTCCCGGCCGTCCCGCCCGCCCCGCGCACCGCGTGAGCCCAAGGGCCCCAGGGTGCTGCGCGAGCCCGCTCGTCCGGGCGAGGGGCGGGGACCGCGCAGCCTCGGCCGGCTGCTGCTCGTCCTCATCCTGCTGGGCATGGCCGCCGCCGTCGCGTACGCCCTGATCTTCATGCCCGAGGACGAGTCCGGCGCGGGTGCCGTGAAGACGCCCTCCGGTTCCGCCACCCCTGCCGGTCCCGGCGCCGGGACCCCCGGGGCTTCGGGAGACGCCTCCGCCAACCCCGGCTCCCAGCAGCCGCAGACCAGCCGTTCCGCGGTCGCGCTCGCCCCGGGCTATGTGCTGCGCAAGGACGTGGAGGGCTTCGAGGTCGGGGTGGTCAAGAACTGGCAGCGCAGCCCCGCCAACGCGGACCGTCAGATTCGTTACGGGAGCGACGGGTTCAGTCTGCTGATCGTGCCCGGCCGCGACACGGTCAAGGCCAACGGTGCCGATCCGCTGGCCTATCAGCGGGACAAGGAGCCGGAGCTCCAGCAGTTCCGGGACTCCAGCTGGTCCACGTCGGCCGGGCTGCGCCGGGTCGACGTCGGCCGACAGGCCATGGCGGAGGGCCAGTTCACCTGGCAGGAGAGCGGCGGACGCGAGGTGTACGTGCGCAACCTGGCGATGGTCGTCGACGGCAGGTACCACATCATCCAGGTGATCGGCCCGCATGATCAGCGGGACAAGGTCACCGCCATCTACGAACAGGCCATCGCCTCCTACCGCGTCGGCTCCTGA
- a CDS encoding serine/threonine-protein kinase yields MDHSQGTGAGTDTGLVLAGRYRLGEVLGRGGMGKVWRAHDEVLHRTVAVKELTAGLYVAEADRLVLHARTQKEARAAARITHPGVVTVHDVIEYDNRPWIVMQYVDGPSLADAAKETGEMAPREAARIGLHVLSALRAAHSAGVLHRDVKPGNVLLARDGQVLLTDFGIAAIEGDSTITRTGELVGSIDYLAPERVRGGDPGPSSDLWSLGATLYTAVEGRSPFRRTSPISTMQAVVTEEAPEARNAGPLAPVITALLRKDPEDRPSAAETEQMLLDAMEGRKPRAAQEFVPTQRVGEEAMRGLPAQDGATNRLPGGVSPGTPHTLSAPVPGHGEAPLPGPALSGPALSGPALPGPALSGPVSVPVTRRGGARWRTTLVVIAAAAVLGGAAGLAAMKYGDGDGGSAGKGAAQGVSTAPRTTSPRPSEPATPSAKPLKEIPDGWERVNDPEGFSLLVPQGWTRRTDGNQIDYTPDNGAHRIRISVDPAPDFENSYTHMLNLEKDLSKRLPGYERITLHSNTYRDRPGSLWEFTWVESKDHPGPRYGIDQMYYGETNGPEYALYMTAPVADRETSREQFEIMLRSWRAPETTD; encoded by the coding sequence GTGGATCATTCACAGGGCACGGGTGCGGGAACGGATACGGGTCTGGTGCTGGCCGGGCGTTACCGGCTGGGCGAGGTCCTCGGCCGCGGCGGTATGGGCAAGGTCTGGCGCGCCCATGACGAGGTGCTGCACCGCACCGTCGCCGTCAAGGAGTTGACCGCCGGGCTGTACGTCGCCGAGGCCGACCGCCTCGTCCTGCACGCCCGCACCCAGAAGGAGGCGCGCGCGGCGGCCCGCATCACGCACCCCGGCGTCGTCACCGTCCATGACGTCATCGAGTACGACAACCGCCCCTGGATCGTCATGCAGTACGTCGACGGGCCCTCGCTCGCCGACGCGGCCAAGGAGACCGGCGAGATGGCGCCGCGCGAGGCGGCCAGGATCGGCCTCCATGTGCTGAGCGCCCTGCGGGCCGCGCACAGTGCCGGAGTGCTGCACCGGGACGTCAAACCCGGCAACGTCCTGCTCGCCCGCGACGGGCAGGTGCTGCTGACCGACTTCGGGATCGCCGCGATCGAGGGCGACTCCACCATCACCAGGACCGGTGAACTGGTGGGATCCATCGACTATCTGGCGCCCGAACGGGTACGCGGCGGAGACCCGGGCCCCTCCTCCGACCTCTGGTCGCTCGGCGCCACGCTGTACACCGCCGTCGAGGGGCGCTCCCCGTTCCGCCGTACGTCTCCGATCTCCACGATGCAGGCCGTCGTCACGGAGGAGGCGCCCGAGGCCAGGAACGCCGGACCGCTGGCCCCCGTGATCACCGCGCTGCTCCGCAAGGACCCCGAGGACCGGCCCTCGGCCGCCGAGACCGAACAGATGCTGCTGGACGCCATGGAGGGCCGGAAGCCCCGCGCCGCCCAGGAGTTCGTCCCGACCCAACGGGTCGGCGAGGAGGCCATGCGCGGACTCCCGGCCCAGGACGGTGCCACCAACCGGCTGCCCGGGGGAGTGTCTCCCGGCACCCCGCACACCCTGTCCGCCCCGGTCCCCGGCCACGGCGAGGCCCCGCTCCCCGGGCCCGCGCTTTCCGGGCCCGCGCTTTCCGGGCCCGCGCTCCCCGGGCCCGCGCTTTCCGGGCCCGTCTCCGTACCGGTGACCCGGCGGGGAGGGGCCCGGTGGCGCACCACGCTCGTGGTCATCGCCGCGGCCGCGGTGCTCGGCGGGGCGGCAGGCCTGGCCGCGATGAAGTACGGGGACGGCGACGGGGGATCCGCGGGCAAGGGCGCCGCCCAGGGGGTCAGCACCGCACCGAGGACCACCTCGCCCCGGCCCTCGGAGCCCGCGACCCCTTCGGCGAAGCCGTTGAAGGAGATACCCGACGGCTGGGAGCGGGTCAACGATCCGGAAGGCTTCAGCCTGCTCGTACCGCAGGGGTGGACGCGCCGCACGGACGGCAACCAGATCGACTACACGCCGGACAACGGGGCGCACCGCATCCGGATCAGCGTCGATCCGGCACCGGACTTCGAGAACTCGTACACGCACATGCTGAACCTGGAGAAGGATCTCTCCAAGCGGCTGCCCGGTTATGAGCGGATCACCCTGCACTCCAACACCTACCGTGACCGTCCGGGTTCCCTCTGGGAGTTCACCTGGGTCGAGTCCAAGGACCATCCCGGCCCGCGCTACGGCATCGACCAGATGTACTACGGCGAGACGAACGGTCCCGAGTACGCGTTGTACATGACCGCGCCGGTGGCGGACCGGGAGACCAGCCGGGAGCAGTTCGAGATCATGCTGCGCAGCTGGCGGGCGCCGGAGACGACGGACTGA
- a CDS encoding succinic semialdehyde dehydrogenase — MTDSQAPVAPLGTNPVAAAPAGARTAADVVTPEVIAQLTRGVVGSGRTANHTPFTGEKLADLPESTPEDVAAAFERARAAQPAWAATPVRARAAVLLRFHDLVLSRQSEVLDLIQLETGKARLHAHEEVQAVAVAARHYGRKASSYLRAKRHTGVVPTLTKVTELRQPRGVIGQIAPWNYPFELSVGDALPAFVSGNAVVMKPDTETALTALWARDLLIEAGLPAEVFQIVLGEGPVVGPEVVSRADYVSFTGSTRTGREVAQGAAARLVGVSLELGGKNAMLVLADADVEKAAAGAVRACFSSAGQLCISIERLYVHESVADDFVARFAARTKAMRLGSSLAYGADMGSLVGEPQLETVTRHVAEAVEKGATVVAGGVARPDIGPLFYEPTILDGVEAPMAVCTEETFGPVVSIYRFSDEDEVIGLANATPYGLNSSVWTKDGRRGHQVAARLRTGTVNINEGYAPAYGSVQSPMGGMKDSGLGRRHGSEGILKYTEAQTVAQQRLLPLAPSFGMDDEKYAALMNRSLKAMKAFRLR, encoded by the coding sequence ATGACGGACTCGCAGGCTCCTGTTGCCCCCCTCGGTACGAACCCCGTCGCGGCCGCTCCCGCCGGCGCGCGCACGGCCGCCGATGTGGTCACCCCCGAGGTGATCGCCCAGCTGACCCGCGGGGTGGTCGGCTCCGGCCGTACGGCCAACCACACCCCCTTCACGGGGGAGAAGCTGGCGGACCTGCCCGAGTCCACCCCCGAGGACGTGGCGGCCGCCTTCGAGCGCGCCCGCGCCGCCCAGCCCGCCTGGGCCGCGACCCCCGTACGGGCGAGGGCGGCCGTCCTGCTCCGCTTCCACGACCTCGTGCTCAGCCGCCAGTCCGAGGTCCTCGACCTCATCCAGCTGGAGACCGGCAAGGCCCGTCTGCACGCCCACGAGGAGGTGCAGGCCGTCGCCGTCGCCGCCCGGCACTACGGCCGCAAGGCGTCCTCGTATCTGCGGGCGAAGCGGCACACCGGCGTCGTACCGACCCTCACCAAGGTCACCGAGCTGCGCCAGCCGCGCGGGGTCATCGGCCAGATCGCTCCGTGGAACTACCCGTTCGAGCTGTCCGTGGGCGACGCCCTGCCCGCGTTCGTCTCCGGCAACGCCGTGGTGATGAAGCCCGACACGGAGACCGCGCTGACCGCGCTGTGGGCCCGTGATCTGCTCATCGAGGCGGGGCTGCCCGCCGAGGTCTTCCAGATCGTCCTCGGTGAGGGCCCCGTCGTCGGCCCCGAGGTCGTCAGCCGCGCCGACTATGTCTCCTTCACCGGCTCCACCCGCACCGGCCGCGAGGTCGCCCAGGGCGCCGCCGCCCGCCTGGTCGGCGTCTCCCTGGAGCTCGGCGGCAAGAACGCCATGCTGGTCCTGGCGGACGCCGATGTGGAGAAGGCCGCGGCGGGCGCCGTGCGGGCCTGCTTCTCCTCCGCCGGACAGCTCTGCATCTCCATCGAGCGGCTGTACGTCCACGAGTCGGTCGCCGACGACTTCGTGGCCCGGTTCGCCGCCCGCACGAAGGCCATGCGGCTCGGCAGCTCCCTCGCGTACGGCGCCGACATGGGCTCCCTCGTCGGCGAACCGCAGCTGGAGACCGTCACCCGGCATGTCGCCGAAGCGGTCGAGAAGGGCGCCACCGTCGTCGCGGGCGGTGTCGCCCGGCCCGACATCGGCCCGCTGTTCTACGAGCCGACCATCCTGGACGGCGTCGAGGCGCCGATGGCCGTCTGCACCGAGGAAACCTTCGGGCCGGTCGTCTCCATCTACCGGTTCAGCGACGAGGACGAGGTCATCGGCCTCGCCAACGCCACTCCGTACGGTCTCAATTCGAGCGTCTGGACCAAGGACGGCAGGCGTGGTCACCAGGTGGCGGCGCGGCTGCGGACCGGCACGGTCAACATCAACGAGGGGTACGCCCCCGCGTACGGCAGCGTGCAGTCCCCGATGGGCGGCATGAAGGATTCCGGTCTCGGCCGGCGGCACGGCTCCGAGGGCATCCTCAAGTACACCGAGGCCCAGACCGTCGCCCAGCAGCGGCTGCTTCCGCTCGCCCCGTCCTTCGGGATGGACGACGAGAAGTACGCGGCGCTCATGAACCGCAGCCTGAAGGCGATGAAGGCGTTCCGCCTGCGCTGA
- a CDS encoding GMC oxidoreductase: MSQDSPDRNRPVNPVRAEDDAAYDYDVLVVGSGFGGAVSALRLTEKGYRVGVLEAGRRFTPGTLPKNSWDLRNYLWAPALGLFGIQRVHLLGKVVVLAGAGVGGGSLNYANTLYVPPAPFFEDRQWAGITDWQDELKPYYDQAQRMLGVRLNPTMTPSDIHLKAAAQAMGVGDTFHLAPVGVFFGDGEDADGTARAKPGGTVADPYFGGAGPARKACTECGECMTGCRHGAKNTLNENYLHLAEKAGAVIHPMTSVVAVTDDPEGGYRVTTVPTDRRKKAKPTRLRAREVVVAAGTYGTQTLLHTMKDRGLLPRLSARLGELTRTNSEALVGSQTSDRRYRRKHGAKRADFTRGVAITSSIHPDADTHIEPVRYGKGSNAMGAMSILQVPYGGRRVLGWLGNVVRHPTLAARSLSNRHWSERTIIGLVMQSLDNSLTTYRKPGGLGKGLLTARQGHGAPNPTQIAEATRSATLLAEEINGFAGSNVGELMGTPLTAHFLGGCPIGASAEDGVIDPYHRLYGHPGISVVDGSAVSANLGVNPSLTITAQAERAMSFWPNKGAEDPRPAQGEAYERLAAVEPRSPAVPKEAFGALKLPFLGMPTVPPKGNTVPPKGKTVPPKGNTVPPKGNAAVRADGDAVPNP, encoded by the coding sequence ATGTCCCAGGACAGCCCTGACCGGAACCGGCCCGTGAACCCGGTGCGGGCCGAGGACGACGCGGCGTACGACTACGACGTCCTCGTCGTGGGCTCGGGCTTCGGCGGTGCGGTGTCGGCGCTGCGGCTGACCGAGAAGGGGTACCGGGTCGGGGTTCTGGAGGCGGGCCGCCGCTTCACCCCCGGCACCCTCCCCAAGAACTCCTGGGACCTCAGGAACTACCTCTGGGCTCCGGCGCTCGGCCTCTTCGGCATCCAGCGCGTGCACCTGCTCGGCAAGGTGGTGGTGCTGGCCGGCGCGGGCGTCGGCGGCGGCTCGCTGAACTACGCCAACACGCTGTACGTACCGCCGGCGCCGTTCTTCGAGGACCGTCAGTGGGCCGGGATCACCGACTGGCAGGACGAGCTGAAGCCGTACTACGACCAGGCCCAACGGATGCTGGGGGTCCGGCTCAACCCGACCATGACCCCCTCCGACATCCACCTCAAGGCCGCCGCACAGGCCATGGGCGTCGGCGACACCTTCCACCTCGCCCCGGTGGGCGTCTTCTTCGGCGACGGCGAGGACGCCGACGGCACGGCCAGGGCGAAGCCCGGCGGTACGGTCGCCGACCCGTACTTCGGGGGCGCCGGCCCCGCCCGCAAGGCCTGCACCGAGTGCGGGGAGTGCATGACCGGCTGCCGCCACGGCGCGAAGAACACGCTCAACGAGAACTATCTCCACCTCGCGGAGAAGGCCGGAGCGGTCATCCACCCGATGACGTCCGTCGTCGCGGTCACCGACGACCCCGAGGGCGGCTACCGCGTCACGACCGTCCCGACCGACCGCCGGAAGAAGGCGAAGCCCACCCGGCTGCGCGCCCGCGAGGTGGTCGTCGCGGCGGGCACGTACGGCACCCAGACCCTGCTGCACACCATGAAGGACCGGGGGCTGCTGCCCCGGCTCTCGGCACGGCTCGGCGAGCTGACCCGGACCAACTCCGAGGCGCTGGTCGGTTCGCAGACCAGCGACCGCCGCTACCGCAGGAAGCACGGCGCCAAGAGGGCCGACTTCACCCGGGGCGTCGCCATCACCTCCTCGATCCACCCGGACGCCGACACGCACATCGAGCCCGTCCGCTACGGCAAGGGCTCCAACGCCATGGGTGCCATGTCCATCCTCCAGGTGCCCTACGGCGGGCGCCGGGTACTGGGCTGGCTGGGCAATGTGGTCAGGCACCCCACGCTCGCCGCGCGTTCGCTCTCCAACCGCCACTGGTCCGAACGGACCATCATCGGCCTCGTCATGCAGTCGCTGGACAACTCCCTGACGACGTACCGCAAGCCCGGCGGGCTCGGCAAGGGCCTGCTCACCGCCCGGCAGGGGCACGGGGCGCCCAACCCGACGCAGATCGCCGAGGCGACCCGCAGTGCCACGCTGCTCGCCGAGGAGATCAACGGCTTCGCCGGCTCCAACGTGGGCGAGCTGATGGGGACCCCGCTCACCGCGCACTTCCTCGGCGGGTGCCCGATCGGGGCGAGTGCCGAGGACGGGGTCATCGACCCGTACCACCGGCTGTACGGCCACCCGGGAATCTCCGTCGTCGACGGCTCCGCGGTCTCCGCCAACCTCGGCGTCAACCCCTCCCTGACCATCACGGCGCAGGCGGAGCGGGCCATGTCCTTCTGGCCCAACAAGGGGGCGGAGGACCCCCGTCCCGCGCAGGGCGAGGCCTATGAGCGGCTGGCCGCCGTGGAACCGCGGTCACCGGCGGTGCCGAAGGAGGCGTTCGGGGCGCTGAAGCTGCCGTTCCTGGGCATGCCCACCGTGCCGCCGAAGGGGAACACGGTCCCGCCGAAGGGGAAAACGGTCCCGCCGAAGGGGAACACGGTCCCGCCGAAGGGCAACGCCGCGGTCCGGGCGGACGGGGACGCCGTGCCCAATCCGTGA
- a CDS encoding peptidase → MTRLSPRTALRRTAGGLAVAGLLAAGSLSAGALAVAAPVKAADPVFTLGGPAQTGLYPYPASGSPRKSTVGITVSNPAEDEETGGYRGEVTYTFDLSGVAGVADVGFDGEAGAECEVTGATAVCHDDRVWAGLSLLTDLRVGAAKGSKEGDSGTIRVTGAAEGATFTPFTTKVTVGGPDLVMKQLPFDQEPAPGDTQQAPITFTNDGTRAADGVLLTLMYSRGLDLPQRYSNCEYLENSAPEMGDFAWSTALCSIDGEFEAGGTYTLETPLTVKSTERAYYDTFIYRIHEDGADQRAAHRAGARFDRGTGPALTLKKVPSARGLDLNPRDNQQEADFRTKNTADFVAYGDKASGAEGDTVKADIGFRNKGPAWIGYLRSGEDVATVDFTVPQGASVTAKPDSCRGVSAGGNQRDEQLGAPRYVCDTSMTVREDAEVTLPFELKIHEKLIGASGKVTVRNIFLSDPALPFDPKPANNSALLVLNGEDSGSEDSGGTSEGSEGATAGSTGGSASGTSGEAPASGTSGGGTSGTSGSTSGSTGAAGGGSLASTGSVALLASGAAAVALAAGGVLYATTRRRVRQD, encoded by the coding sequence ATGACACGCCTTTCCCCGAGAACCGCGCTGCGCCGTACCGCGGGCGGTCTCGCCGTCGCCGGTCTGCTGGCCGCAGGTTCGCTCTCCGCCGGTGCGCTCGCCGTGGCCGCACCGGTGAAGGCGGCCGACCCCGTCTTCACGCTGGGCGGCCCCGCGCAGACCGGTCTGTACCCGTACCCGGCGAGCGGTTCGCCGCGGAAGTCCACCGTCGGGATCACCGTCAGCAATCCGGCCGAGGACGAGGAGACGGGCGGCTACCGGGGCGAGGTCACGTACACCTTCGACCTCTCCGGAGTCGCGGGCGTCGCCGATGTCGGCTTCGACGGCGAGGCGGGCGCGGAGTGCGAGGTCACCGGAGCCACGGCGGTCTGTCACGACGACCGTGTGTGGGCGGGTCTCAGCCTGCTCACCGACCTCAGGGTCGGAGCGGCCAAGGGCAGCAAGGAGGGCGACTCGGGCACGATCAGGGTGACCGGGGCGGCCGAGGGCGCGACCTTCACCCCGTTCACCACCAAGGTCACGGTCGGCGGCCCCGACCTCGTGATGAAGCAGCTCCCGTTCGACCAGGAGCCCGCCCCGGGTGACACGCAGCAGGCCCCGATCACCTTCACCAACGACGGCACCCGGGCCGCCGACGGGGTCCTGCTCACCCTGATGTACTCGCGCGGACTGGACCTCCCCCAGCGCTACTCCAACTGCGAGTACCTGGAGAACAGCGCCCCGGAGATGGGCGACTTCGCCTGGTCCACCGCGCTCTGCTCCATCGACGGAGAGTTCGAGGCGGGTGGGACGTACACGCTGGAGACGCCGCTCACCGTCAAGTCCACCGAGCGCGCGTACTACGACACCTTCATCTACCGCATCCACGAGGACGGCGCCGACCAGCGCGCCGCCCATCGCGCGGGCGCGCGATTCGACCGGGGGACCGGCCCGGCCCTCACCCTGAAGAAGGTGCCGTCCGCCCGCGGGCTGGACCTCAACCCCCGGGACAACCAGCAGGAGGCCGACTTCCGTACGAAGAACACGGCCGACTTCGTGGCGTACGGGGACAAGGCGTCCGGCGCCGAGGGCGACACCGTGAAGGCCGACATCGGCTTCCGCAACAAGGGCCCGGCCTGGATCGGCTACCTCCGCTCCGGCGAGGACGTCGCCACGGTCGACTTCACCGTGCCCCAGGGCGCGAGTGTCACGGCCAAGCCCGACTCCTGCCGGGGCGTCTCGGCCGGCGGGAACCAGCGCGACGAGCAGCTCGGTGCTCCGCGCTACGTCTGTGACACCTCGATGACCGTCCGCGAGGACGCCGAGGTCACCCTGCCCTTCGAGCTGAAGATCCACGAGAAGCTGATCGGTGCCTCGGGCAAGGTCACCGTCCGCAACATCTTCCTCTCGGACCCCGCGCTGCCCTTCGACCCGAAGCCGGCCAACAACTCCGCGCTGCTGGTGCTGAACGGTGAGGACTCCGGTTCCGAGGACTCCGGCGGTACGTCGGAGGGCTCGGAAGGCGCCACGGCGGGCAGCACCGGAGGCTCGGCGTCCGGCACCTCCGGCGAGGCGCCCGCCTCCGGTACGTCGGGCGGCGGCACCTCGGGCACCTCGGGTTCCACCTCCGGGAGCACCGGCGCGGCCGGCGGCGGCAGCCTCGCCTCCACCGGCTCTGTCGCGCTCCTGGCATCCGGCGCCGCCGCCGTCGCGCTGGCCGCGGGCGGGGTGCTGTACGCGACGACCCGGCGCCGCGTCCGGCAGGACTGA
- a CDS encoding chorismate mutase translates to MSSGTTPTKTLTEQTGAHTDEAASLIGDARARIDVLDDRIIGLVQERMAVSAVIQEARITSGGRRVNLSREMDVLAHFRDALGRPGTSLAMTLLELCRGRV, encoded by the coding sequence ATGAGCAGCGGCACCACCCCCACGAAGACCCTCACCGAGCAGACCGGCGCGCACACCGACGAGGCCGCGTCACTGATCGGCGACGCCCGTGCGCGCATCGATGTCCTCGACGACCGGATCATCGGCCTCGTGCAGGAGCGGATGGCCGTCTCGGCGGTGATCCAGGAGGCCCGGATCACCTCGGGAGGGCGCCGGGTGAACCTCTCCCGGGAGATGGACGTGCTCGCCCACTTCCGGGACGCGCTGGGCAGGCCCGGCACCTCGCTCGCGATGACGCTGCTGGAGCTGTGCCGAGGCCGGGTGTGA